tattaatagcTTGAATAATTTCTGTTGCATCTGTCAAAATGCCAGTTAAGTCTGAACATAAAAAGGGCAAAGTCAATATACCTATGACTATTAGCATTATCAAACAGGATAACTTTGTATACAACCTTGCTATTTCCATGGAGAGCAAACATTcttttagaaacaaatacaGAATCCAGAAATTAATGTATAGACTAAAGAAACATAcggaaaaccaaaaaaatcccCACATTGGCAATGCATCAAAGTAGCTCATAATCTCAGACATAGAAGCAAACataggaaaaaataaacttgagcCGATTTCTATGACATTTTCTTCTTCTCCATGATAGTAGGACATTGTTTTAATGCCACTAAATGCAATAAGTGCAAACATAAAAGAGACGAATAACGCGAACAGAGGCATACTAATGGAAGTCATAGTTGCAGGACTTCGAAATGACACGTCCCGagttaagaaaattaatatgcCGTACCCCGTCCCTACGGAGAGGAATCCCCTAGTGACAGTGCTGTAGCAATTAAGGAATGTATAATTGGTCCAATTTATAGTAATTTTTGTTGCATACCAAGTACCGCTGGTTGACAATgctacacaaaataaaaccagtatcacaaaacaaatataaaatgctGTAAGCCTAaccaaaatttgaataaatttttctttcttaattgataaaatatacaCTGTTAAACAAATTGCTGTTGCTGCCACTATTGTTTTCCAAGGAAGTAAGCATTCGAATCCGATATCCACAGTACAGTTACCGCCTATTTCTCGTTCAAAGAAACAGTTGCTTGCAGTCTTCATTCCACAATCGTCTTCAAACAAAATTTGGGCTTCCAAGCAGTGTTGAAAAATTGAAACGTTTACGCGTTTTACCATGCATTTTGTATCACCATAATCGTCACAGCTAAGCCAAGGAGGAACATCAAGCGCTGAGTAAAATGTGTAAATCAAATACCAAGAGGTTAACACCAGCAAGTATATCGTTTTTAGCAGAATCAAAAATAATGTACCATAACCAACATTCTTAAACAGCGGAAAGAAATCCCACATCGAGAATATATTGCAATTCGTGTACTGAGCCAAACATATCTCGGAATACGCGAGTGGCATCCCAACTAGGATTACAGCTACAGTTTGTAGGGCTGCATGCGCGTAAAATCCATTGTGTGAAATTTCCGCCGGAGAGAACATGACCGTGATGTCGTTCATCATCCATGCCCAAATGATAAGTCTATAGTTACCGTAACTGTTCCATCGGCATTTCAATTCAGGACAATAAGACCCATCGATTTCAACTTTTGcttcatgtttcatttttccaCGCAACATCAATTTAGAAGTgtcaatacaattttattaattatcaacAATGAATCGTGACCAAATAGATTAGTCCATTTCTAATTTTATCATGCCACAGATAAAAGTAGATTTGGAAAAGGAATCAATTGACGTaggttataaaagaaaattaaattgcagttaaataaatattggacAGATAAAGTGAATTAAGCCACGCAGACGGGTGAGCGGGTGGGCGACGCAGCGGGTAATGATTCGTGCATGGTGCACCTAAATTATTGCGCTGCGCTGTAATTTATACCCGGACCTGATAACGACATAAATCGCCAGCGGCGACAGCGCTCGAGGTTTCGGCTCCGACGTTGACGCGGCATGACGCCACTTGACGCTGTGTACTTTCGATAATTGTTTCACATTGTTTGGTTCAAAATACTTGAccgtttcaattaattaacttgGTAGCGACattttaaacgtatttattaCGAAGTTCATTGCAAACAAGTTGAGCACTTGTGTGAGTATGAAATTTCAATTGAAGGTACTAatagcaaaattaattttaccatCGTATAAAAAGAGAGTTTAATAATGCATACTACTAGATTCTTAACtagaatttaaactttttgttaccAGATGGGTTATCTAGACGTGGTGATTCCACCAGATTTTATAGCAGAAGAAACTTCTGGAGATATAATGGTACCTGAAGGAGGTACAGCAAAGGTTTCTTGTCGGGCAAGAGGCATGCCTGAACCTCGGGTCCTGTGGAGAAGAGAAGATGGAGCTGATATCGTCATAAGAGATCCAAATGGCGCTAAAACTAAGggtaaatattcatatttgtcTTGAATGCAACTTTTGACAAGTTTAAAAAGTGCCATTATTTATAAAGACCATTTTCTGTGCAGTCGCGATATACGAGAAAGAAGTATTGACACTAACGAAAATATCACGTTCGGATATGGGTGCATATCTGTGTATCGCTAGCAACGGCGTACCGCCCTCAGTAAGCAAGAGGATCACTATCAAAGTACATTGTAAGTATGCTACATCTTTGTGGAAAACATATCGTCTGCACTTTGTTCTAACCAGAAAATATTATAGACATTTCAATATCGGTTTCTGACGGTCTCTAATGGTATTAAAAAACGACGGTATTGTAACAAGGTATAAGtatttgatattgaaattatatttagttgCTATTTTTTCTACGATTATTTTACATATTCGTTCAAGTTTCGATCTCCGTCCTTggattaacaaaaatatgccAACTTCAAGTAGAAAGTTCGTAAATAAAAACGATATTAGTTACTTCGATTTATTTGTtgcgtaaacaaaaataacaagactTGAGTAGCAATTAAGTTCAGTAAgggtcaaatatttttttcgggaGAAATGTTTTAGGATGGACCTCGTTCTAAGGACGAAATAGGTCCTCACCAAATTCGTAGTAATTGTTGTTTATCTCGGCAACTTTCAGAGGTTTCTTGTTATTAATGGTGTTATTTAATGTCAGCGAGTAgtagcttttaattattttctggcTGTAAGGGACTGTTTGCGTCTTCGCGTCAACTCGAGCGGACATTTCGCTTTTATGCAagatttaactttaatattattagtctACTTTTGTCAAAGTTGTGCTCTCGAATTTTCCTTTTGCATTTTATGTATTGtgcaattttatattacaagtttTGTGACTTGGAGGAGAGAttctaagttatttaaaatttttgggACAGTTCACCCGGTCATCCAAGTGCCGAATCAGTTGGTGGGGGCTCCACTAGGCACTGACGTCACGGTGGAGTGCTACGTCGAGTCTTCTCCCAAGTCCATCAACTACTGGGTCAGAGATTCAAGTAagcgtttttaaatgtattttcattacaattaaagtttattattataatatcaagttAATCGTCCTTTTAACCTATATTCAAAATATCTTACTTGGTATTATTTTTTGCCAAGTTTGCAAGATAGAAGCTCCAAAACCACAGCAATGAAAATTAACTTTGACTTTCACTGTTTcaccagttttatttaattttggaaatgtTCTAACTACGTTATCTAACTGAAACTGTTACCGtataattcaaacaaattagACGGGATTttgttaactttgttttataaatgtttaatttgagtTGTAGGTATAACggtataatattcaataataaagtttattatggatactttttaattaaatccgtACCGCCGAACTACTATCGactattttacaatttaattttactttttatttttttctgatagtATCACACCTACTCATCACCTAGTTAGATTTTGATAAAAGATattgaacaaataaaacaaaaaagcatcacATAATGTGTAAAAACACTATCGCAATTCCGCTCTACATCAAATGGTTTAATAACACAGATTGTGTTGTTACTAAGACGGTCTGTCGTGTCCGGCTGGGTTTAGTGCGCCCCGGGGACCACGTTTCCCGTTACTATAACAACGGCACGCGAGTGACCTCTAAAACACAGTGTTTAATCGTAACTGCAGAACTAGGTAATTTAGGACGACATCACTTAAGAAACGCTGCTAATTACGACtaagatttattttcatacaaacttagctgagtgttttgttttacttgttttGTTCTTAACTAAATTAAGGATTTGAGATggttttgtagtattttttggctttttatttaaagtgctTTTTCACTTATTGTTAAACATGAGTAGGTTAATTGTAGAGCGTTGCGTATTCGCAGTGATTTAATAACGTTTATACCATTTTAATACTTGAAAGAAATATGTAATCAAGAAAACGGTATTTAATTGGTCTAAATAGAGTTTCCGTAATGAATTTAACTTTTCAGATAACACGATTTCGTAATTTTGTaacgtatttaaaaaaggtataaattaaataaaagccacattacataaaacaaaaacgcatAAATGCAGTGACATTGATAAAAAACACAGTACGcctaaaaaatttaaaaccctGAATGGCTGCGGTGAAATGAAGAAAGTCTGGTTGTAATTGGAATTTTTTGGCACGAGCAAAAACGCGGGGCGGGGTCACGCTTGCAAGTAAtgagatattaagttttaatttacgaGTGCGTTGGGTTTAAGTCTTAAGAAAAGTGACCTATTGTGGTGAATAAGACAATGCTCATTAGTTCCGGCTGACTGGACGCCAACGTTTACGACTCCCTCGAACGTTGGACAATGCTTCCAGAATTTAACGCCAAAGGATGTACGATATTGCCGACtccattaaattttatgtagTTCAGTGTTTAAAAAGTAAGTAGGTGGCCACAATTGTCTTTATCGACGCTCGTAAGGCTGACTCGTTGTACAAAGTCGTTCTTAAAAATTTTGGGTTATTTTTTTGCGGTTCTTTTCGTAATTCTtgagtaaaaatatattcccgTATATAGTACGTATACATTTCTgtctattcaaataataacgCTATACTTGAGCAGTAACGAATTATCTCAAACGGGAATGTATGCACGCGATTAGCACTAGTCTGGTTATATAAGCATGAAGTCTGAAGGCAACACACCAAGTTAACTGGCAGAGCAAACATTCCAACAACTCCAGTCAAGCTTTTGATTCAGGAAGTTTCTGCTTAAGCGACCAAGCCGACCGACGACTTACTAGCGCAACTTCATTGCTACTGGTCTGGCCGACCAGTCTGTACCTACCTATGTACATGTACGTAGTTAGATATTAACAATAACGCTTAGATAATCCTTTATAACAAATTGCTATGGGCCTAGGTTCTGGATTAGGTTATGAGTAATTTTGATCAGGATCTTCATAAAtaggttatttattattgaaggtTTCTGGTCTTAGTTAGAATGTTAACTGATTTTagataactgtttttattgaaGATTTCCtttgggatattttttttatgcggTGCGGTGATtacgaaatgttaaaaaagtattgGCGCAGTTTTAAACCGACTTTGAAAATGAGGAAGGTCTCAATTCctcgtgtatttttttttattattatttacaattaacggtaaagaaaaacatcgtgagaaaacctggattattaatgttgtaatctgaaatcgcccAGCCGCAGTttgctagcgtggtgatcagtGCTGAAAACTTCTCAATActggaagaggcctgtgcccagtagAGCTACTTACATACCTAGTATTCGTATTATTAACAAATGTTCTGTATATCTCCTGTCACAATGTCTTCCAAAAACATGTATAAGAATCTCTACTTTCATAAACCTCTAATGCGTGTCGATAAATAatcacaaatacataaaaacgcAATCAAAACATAAACTGGAGCACTCGCTTTAAAAAACCGTGCACCCTGACGATAGGTCGAAGATGCTCCCTCAAATATGGGATATTTGACGAAACTCAAGTGATCATTACATACTCCGTGCGAAGGAGGTTATTCGAGCACGAAATGTTCGTTTATTCAACTGATGAAtccatattttattcatattgcCATGCATGAGGTGAGAGGCCGTCTCCCCAGGATTCCAACtgaaatttcatataaaattcttTACAGACACCGAGCATTCgcataaatgtttttatgtactaCTGATATTagaatttgttatttgaaagGTATTTTCGTGTTAGTTATGATAATGTGAGGCTTTTTTGCTTTACTTAGATATTCAGTAAACCAATGTTATATACATACAGTTTATTATTTGGTAGATTTACTCataaagaaattattactaGTAAAACACGCATCAGACAGAATTAAAATACACATGTTAAAAGTTTcttcaaaattgtaattatttcaataaagccaaaaacaaatttaacctttcgaaataataaacaaagtgacacgtaacataaatattatgtattacgaAACATACCCACGCTCGTCGTCTGCTAATGTCACCATCTGGCCCTAAATCTGTTATACAACCAAATCGACATGATAATTCTAAGAACGTAAGGAAAACAATGGTATAAGAGTTGTACGGGATACGTGACGTCACTCGCAATCTGGTACCACCACCCCATCCCTGTAACaccataaaatatcaataagaAATGGTGTTAAGGTGATTTAGCAGGAAGAAGAATTAACTGCCAATTTTTGGATTGATTTTGaagctttattaattttcatgaaaataaaacaacaaaagaaaaatgtgaaacGAATTTAGATTTACGCGGACGCATTCtatttcttttgattttgattatcgGCAaacatagaaataataaatcacaatatattttttacttatcatcaaattattttcatacatatttatcaacaactagctgttgcccgcgacttcgcccccgtgggcagaagatataagttatgattaatacctgccctgtttttttttcacattttccattgtatcttcgctcctattagtcgcagcgtgatggtttatagcctaaagccttcctcgatgaatggtctattcaacacaaaaatattttcttcaatttgaaccagtagttcctgagattagcgcgttcaaacaaacaaactcttcagctttatatatttgtatagattcATAATATATAGAG
This sequence is a window from Trichoplusia ni isolate ovarian cell line Hi5 chromosome 8, tn1, whole genome shotgun sequence. Protein-coding genes within it:
- the LOC113496655 gene encoding sodium-dependent serotonin transporter-like; translated protein: MLRGKMKHEAKVEIDGSYCPELKCRWNSYGNYRLIIWAWMMNDITVMFSPAEISHNGFYAHAALQTVAVILVGMPLAYSEICLAQYTNCNIFSMWDFFPLFKNVGYGTLFLILLKTIYLLVLTSWYLIYTFYSALDVPPWLSCDDYGDTKCMVKRVNVSIFQHCLEAQILFEDDCGMKTASNCFFEREIGGNCTVDIGFECLLPWKTIVAATAICLTVYILSIKKEKFIQILVRLTAFYICFVILVLFCVALSTSGTWYATKITINWTNYTFLNCYSTVTRGFLSVGTGYGILIFLTRDVSFRSPATMTSISMPLFALFVSFMFALIAFSGIKTMSYYHGEEENVIEIGSSLFFPMFASMSEIMSYFDALPMWGFFWFSVCFFSLYINFWILYLFLKECLLSMEIARLYTKLSCLIMLIVIGILTLPFLCSDLTGILTDATEIIQAINSLFFSVSLYWFYGIQNHNVDIIFMIGIKTNHFLKVAWLLNPIFICVILYARWEVMETYEFQDSYYIESIDMTCDLLVLYILLGIYSFILMVGFMLQIAKYYHNHECRELFRAKETFGPKDKILFRSRKMFVPEIMTREFLYRQIRIRGYYQKQKTGCKKNLKTFANEDADDRSYNGSL